The Stenotrophomonas rhizophila genome has a window encoding:
- a CDS encoding DUF6587 family protein, with protein sequence MSTGLLLQYIVVALIVLISAWVVLKKQFPGTVRKARGALALGLIKPQRATWLQALGRRIAPPATGGGSACGGCDSCGPTPPKQH encoded by the coding sequence ATGAGCACCGGCCTGCTCCTGCAGTACATCGTGGTCGCGCTGATCGTCCTGATCAGCGCCTGGGTAGTGCTGAAGAAGCAGTTCCCCGGCACCGTGCGCAAAGCGCGCGGCGCGCTAGCGCTCGGGCTGATCAAACCCCAGCGCGCCACCTGGCTGCAGGCACTGGGCCGCCGCATAGCACCGCCGGCCACCGGCGGTGGCAGCGCCTGTGGTGGTTGCGACAGTTGTGGCCCGACACCGCCAAAGCAGCATTGA
- the dapB gene encoding 4-hydroxy-tetrahydrodipicolinate reductase, with amino-acid sequence MGQALLRLAAERDDLQVVAAVTRRSPAQRVVDGVPHFAASELHGAPQFDVAIDFSLPEGFDPVLALCVERGAGLVSGTTGISETQRQALIQAATRIPLVWASNFSLGVAVLDELVERAAAALAGWDCDIVESHHVHKQDAPSGTALTLGAAAQKSGAQPHYASLRAGDIVGEHLVQFTGLGERIELTHRATNRDIFARGALFAAVQLNGRAPASYRVRDLLAASAT; translated from the coding sequence ATGGGCCAGGCCCTGCTGCGCCTGGCTGCCGAACGCGACGACCTGCAGGTCGTGGCCGCCGTCACCCGCCGCTCGCCCGCCCAGCGCGTGGTCGACGGCGTCCCGCATTTCGCCGCCAGTGAACTCCACGGCGCGCCCCAGTTCGACGTCGCCATCGACTTCAGCCTGCCCGAAGGCTTCGATCCCGTGCTGGCCCTGTGTGTCGAGCGCGGCGCAGGCCTCGTCTCCGGCACCACCGGCATCAGCGAAACCCAGCGCCAGGCCCTGATCCAGGCCGCCACCCGGATCCCGCTCGTGTGGGCCTCCAACTTCAGCCTCGGCGTGGCCGTGCTCGATGAACTGGTCGAACGTGCCGCCGCCGCCTTGGCCGGCTGGGACTGCGACATCGTCGAATCCCACCACGTCCACAAACAGGACGCCCCCTCCGGCACCGCACTCACCCTCGGCGCCGCCGCCCAGAAGAGCGGCGCCCAGCCGCACTACGCCAGCCTGCGCGCCGGCGATATCGTCGGCGAACACCTCGTCCAGTTCACCGGCCTCGGCGAGCGCATCGAACTGACCCACCGCGCCACCAACCGCGACATCTTCGCCCGTGGCGCCCTGTTCGCCGCCGTGCAGCTGAACGGGCGCGCCCCCGCCAGCTACCGCGTGCGCGACCTGCTCGCCGCCAGCGCAACCTGA
- the carA gene encoding glutamine-hydrolyzing carbamoyl-phosphate synthase small subunit, with protein MTQAAILVLEDGTVFEGESVGAPGLSVGEVVFNTAMTGYQEVLTDPSYARQMVTLTYPHIGNTGLTDQDDEAHKVWSAGLIVRDVPRRPSNWRSQVSLQDWLLQRGVVAISGIDTRKLTRILRERGAQNGALMAGDDINVDIALEAARKFPGLKGMDLAKVTSTDKAYSWNEGQLDLDSNTFVSAAPQYKVVAYDFGAKLNILRMLAERGCDITVVPAQTPAAEVLAMNPDGVFLSNGPGDPEPCDYAIEAIKVFLDRKVPVFGICLGHQLLALASGAKTVKMGHGHHGANHPVQDLDDGRVMITSQNHGFAVDEATLPATLRVTHRSLFDGTNQGIARTDVPAFSFQGHPEASPGPHDVSPLFDRFITLMAQAKA; from the coding sequence GTGACCCAAGCCGCAATCCTCGTCCTCGAAGACGGCACCGTATTCGAGGGCGAATCCGTAGGCGCGCCCGGCCTGTCCGTCGGTGAGGTGGTGTTCAACACCGCCATGACCGGTTACCAGGAAGTGCTGACTGATCCCTCCTACGCCCGGCAGATGGTCACGCTGACCTACCCGCATATCGGCAATACCGGCCTTACCGACCAGGACGACGAAGCCCACAAAGTGTGGTCGGCGGGCCTGATCGTGCGCGACGTGCCGCGCCGTCCCAGCAACTGGCGCAGCCAGGTCTCGCTGCAGGACTGGCTGCTGCAGCGTGGCGTGGTTGCCATTTCCGGCATCGACACCCGCAAGCTCACCCGCATCCTGCGCGAGCGCGGCGCGCAGAACGGCGCGCTGATGGCCGGTGACGACATCAACGTCGACATCGCCCTGGAAGCCGCACGCAAGTTCCCCGGCCTGAAGGGCATGGACCTGGCCAAGGTGACCAGCACCGACAAGGCCTACAGCTGGAACGAGGGCCAGCTCGACCTGGATTCCAACACGTTCGTCAGCGCCGCCCCGCAGTACAAGGTGGTGGCCTATGACTTCGGCGCCAAGCTCAACATCCTGCGCATGCTTGCCGAGCGCGGCTGCGACATCACCGTGGTACCGGCCCAGACCCCGGCTGCCGAAGTGCTGGCGATGAATCCCGATGGCGTGTTCCTGTCCAACGGCCCGGGCGACCCGGAACCGTGCGACTACGCCATCGAAGCGATCAAGGTGTTCCTGGACAGGAAGGTGCCGGTGTTCGGCATCTGCCTGGGCCACCAGCTGCTGGCGCTGGCCTCCGGCGCCAAGACCGTCAAGATGGGCCACGGCCACCACGGTGCCAACCACCCGGTGCAGGACCTGGACGACGGCCGCGTGATGATCACCTCGCAGAACCACGGCTTCGCGGTGGATGAAGCCACGCTGCCGGCCACCCTGCGCGTGACCCACCGCTCGCTGTTCGACGGCACCAACCAGGGCATCGCCCGCACCGACGTGCCGGCGTTCTCCTTCCAGGGCCACCCCGAAGCCTCGCCGGGCCCACACGACGTCAGCCCGCTGTTCGACCGCTTCATCACCCTGATGGCGCAGGCCAAGGCCTGA
- the carB gene encoding carbamoyl-phosphate synthase large subunit, with protein sequence MPKRTDLKTILIIGAGPIVIGQACEFDYSGAQACKALRDEGYRVVLVNSNPATIMTDPEMADAVYIEPINWQTVEKIIAKEKPDALLPTMGGQTALNCALDLADNGVLEKYNVELIGAKREAIRMAEDRELFRVAMGEIGLECPSAAVAHTLEEAIDIQTRVGYPTIIRPSFTLGGSGGGIAYNREELVDIVTRGLELSPTTEVLVEESVLGWKEFEMEVVRDTADNCIIVCSIENLDPMGVHTGDSITVAPAQTLTDKEYQRLRDASIAVLRKIGVDTGGSNVQFGISPTTGRVVVIEMNPRVSRSSALASKATGFPIAKVAAKLAVGYTLDELKNEITGGLTPASFEPSIDYVVTKIPRFAFEKFPAADARLTTQMKSVGEVMAMGRTFQESLQKALRGLETGKLGLDPTGLDLANEDDITTLKRELKAPGPERLFFVGDAFRAGFSVEDVFALSHIDPWFLDQIEEIIQAETQLAADGLDALDAARLRKLKRAGFSDARLAELTGTNEAGVRALRRALKVRPVYKRVDSCAAEFSTSTAYLYSTYEDECEAAPSNRDKIMILGGGPNRIGQGIEFDYCCVHAALALRDDGYETIMVNCNPETVSTDYDTSDRLYFEPLTLEDVLEIVELEQPKGVIVQYGGQTPLKLARALEANGVPVIGTSPDSIDLAEDRERFQQLVDKLGLKQPPNRIARNDQEALLLAREIGYPLVVRPSYVLGGRAMEIVYGESDLARYVRDAVKVSNDSPVLLDRFLDNAVEVDVDIIADKDGNVLIGGVMEHIEEAGVHSGDSSCSLPPYSLSAETQAELRRQVVELAKALNVVGLMNTQFAIQAGDNGEDIVYLLEVNPRASRTVPFVSKATGMPLAKIAARCMAGKTLAEQGATKEIVPDYYSVKEAIFPFAKFQGVDPILGPEMRSTGEVMGVGRSFSAAFARAQEAGGIKAPPLGKAFVSVRDPDKKRVLPVAQALLERGYSLVATRGTAAWLQEHGMQCEIVNKVVEGRPHIVDSIKNGEIVYIVNTTEGRAAINDSFSIRREALQHRVTYSTTIAGAKALVQSLEFRGTGPVWSLQELHKELNA encoded by the coding sequence ATGCCCAAGCGCACTGACCTAAAGACCATCCTCATCATCGGTGCCGGCCCGATCGTCATCGGCCAGGCCTGTGAGTTCGATTACTCCGGCGCCCAGGCCTGCAAGGCCCTGCGTGACGAGGGGTACCGCGTGGTGCTGGTCAACAGCAATCCGGCCACCATCATGACCGACCCGGAGATGGCCGACGCCGTCTACATCGAGCCGATCAACTGGCAGACGGTCGAAAAGATCATCGCCAAGGAAAAGCCCGACGCACTGCTGCCGACCATGGGTGGGCAGACCGCGCTGAACTGCGCGCTGGACCTGGCCGACAACGGCGTGCTGGAGAAGTACAACGTCGAACTGATCGGCGCCAAGCGCGAAGCGATCCGCATGGCCGAAGACCGCGAGCTGTTCCGCGTGGCCATGGGCGAGATCGGCCTGGAGTGCCCGAGCGCGGCCGTGGCCCACACGCTTGAAGAAGCCATCGACATCCAGACCCGCGTCGGCTACCCGACCATCATCCGCCCCAGCTTCACCCTGGGCGGCAGCGGTGGCGGCATCGCCTACAACCGCGAAGAGCTGGTCGATATCGTGACCCGCGGCCTGGAACTGTCGCCGACCACCGAAGTGCTGGTGGAAGAATCGGTGCTGGGCTGGAAGGAATTCGAGATGGAGGTGGTGCGCGACACCGCCGACAACTGCATCATCGTCTGCTCCATCGAAAACCTGGACCCGATGGGCGTGCACACCGGTGACTCGATCACCGTCGCCCCGGCCCAGACCCTGACCGACAAGGAGTACCAGCGCCTGCGCGATGCCTCCATCGCCGTGCTGCGCAAGATCGGCGTGGATACCGGCGGTTCGAACGTGCAGTTCGGCATCAGCCCGACCACCGGCCGCGTCGTTGTCATCGAAATGAACCCGCGCGTGTCGCGTTCGTCGGCGCTGGCCTCCAAGGCCACCGGCTTCCCGATCGCCAAGGTCGCCGCCAAGCTGGCGGTCGGTTACACGCTGGACGAACTGAAGAACGAAATCACCGGCGGCCTGACCCCGGCCTCGTTCGAACCGTCGATCGATTACGTCGTCACCAAGATTCCGCGCTTCGCCTTCGAGAAGTTCCCGGCTGCCGATGCCCGCCTGACCACCCAGATGAAGTCGGTGGGCGAGGTGATGGCGATGGGCCGCACCTTCCAGGAATCGCTGCAGAAGGCCCTGCGTGGTCTGGAAACCGGCAAGCTCGGCCTCGACCCGACCGGCCTGGACCTGGCCAACGAAGACGACATCACCACCCTGAAGCGTGAACTCAAGGCCCCGGGCCCCGAGCGCCTGTTCTTCGTGGGTGATGCATTCCGCGCCGGCTTCAGCGTGGAAGACGTGTTCGCGCTGTCGCACATCGACCCGTGGTTCCTGGACCAGATCGAAGAGATCATCCAGGCCGAAACCCAGCTGGCTGCCGATGGCCTGGACGCACTCGATGCCGCCCGCCTGCGCAAGCTCAAGCGCGCCGGTTTCTCCGATGCGCGCCTGGCCGAGCTGACCGGCACCAATGAAGCGGGCGTGCGCGCACTGCGCCGTGCGCTCAAGGTGCGCCCGGTGTACAAGCGCGTGGATTCCTGCGCCGCCGAGTTTTCCACCAGCACCGCCTACCTGTATTCGACCTATGAGGACGAGTGCGAAGCGGCGCCGAGCAACCGCGACAAGATCATGATCCTGGGCGGCGGTCCGAACCGCATCGGCCAGGGCATCGAGTTCGACTACTGCTGCGTGCACGCGGCACTGGCGCTGCGCGATGACGGTTACGAAACCATCATGGTCAACTGCAACCCGGAAACCGTCTCGACCGACTATGACACCTCCGACCGCCTGTACTTCGAGCCGCTGACGCTGGAAGACGTGCTGGAAATCGTTGAGCTGGAACAGCCCAAGGGCGTGATCGTGCAGTACGGCGGCCAGACCCCGCTGAAGCTGGCGCGCGCGCTGGAAGCCAATGGCGTGCCGGTGATCGGCACCTCGCCCGATTCCATCGACCTGGCCGAAGACCGCGAGCGCTTCCAGCAGCTGGTGGACAAGCTGGGCCTGAAGCAGCCGCCGAACCGCATCGCCCGCAACGACCAGGAAGCCCTGCTGCTGGCCCGCGAGATCGGCTACCCGCTGGTGGTGCGCCCGAGCTACGTGCTGGGCGGCCGTGCGATGGAAATCGTCTACGGTGAGTCCGACCTGGCGCGCTACGTGCGCGATGCGGTCAAGGTTTCCAACGATTCGCCGGTGCTGCTGGACCGCTTCCTGGACAACGCCGTGGAAGTGGACGTGGACATCATTGCCGACAAGGACGGCAACGTGCTGATCGGCGGCGTGATGGAGCACATCGAGGAAGCCGGCGTGCATTCGGGCGATTCGTCCTGCTCGCTGCCGCCGTACTCGCTGTCGGCCGAGACCCAGGCCGAGCTGCGCCGCCAGGTGGTGGAGCTGGCCAAGGCCCTGAACGTGGTCGGCCTGATGAACACCCAGTTCGCGATCCAGGCCGGCGACAACGGCGAGGACATCGTGTACCTGCTGGAAGTGAACCCGCGTGCCTCGCGCACCGTGCCGTTCGTATCCAAGGCCACCGGCATGCCGCTGGCCAAGATCGCCGCGCGCTGCATGGCCGGCAAGACCCTGGCCGAGCAGGGCGCGACCAAGGAAATCGTGCCGGACTACTACTCGGTCAAGGAAGCGATCTTCCCGTTCGCCAAGTTCCAGGGCGTCGATCCGATCCTCGGGCCGGAAATGCGTTCCACCGGTGAGGTGATGGGCGTGGGCCGCAGCTTCAGCGCCGCCTTCGCACGTGCGCAGGAAGCCGGCGGCATCAAGGCCCCGCCGCTGGGCAAGGCCTTCGTGTCGGTCCGCGACCCGGACAAGAAGCGCGTGCTGCCGGTCGCGCAGGCACTGCTTGAGCGCGGTTACAGCCTGGTCGCCACCCGCGGCACTGCCGCGTGGCTGCAGGAGCACGGCATGCAGTGCGAGATCGTCAACAAGGTCGTTGAAGGCCGCCCGCACATCGTCGATTCGATCAAGAACGGCGAGATCGTGTATATCGTCAACACGACCGAAGGGCGTGCGGCGATCAACGACTCGTTCTCGATCCGTCGCGAGG